The following coding sequences lie in one Pelecanus crispus isolate bPelCri1 chromosome 9, bPelCri1.pri, whole genome shotgun sequence genomic window:
- the AMBP gene encoding protein AMBP codes for MFWGLLSLLLFTVASGTPIGDQDEDIQVQENFEAERMYGKWYDIAIGTTCKWMKNYKEKFSMGTLVLGPGPSADQISTASTRLRQGDCTHISGEYQKTSTPGKYTYYNPKWDVSIQSYVLRTNYEEYAVILMKKKSSFGPSTTLKLYGRSPELREDLIEAFQQLALEMGIPADSIFILANRGECVPQETATAPQRSRRAVLPPEEGSAAGPLPPYIGNKEDSCRLSQDPGPCSGMLSRFFYNSSSMACETFLYGGCLGNGNNFYSEKECLQACRTEAACRLPIVHGPCQKPVMRWAFDAAQGKCITFSYGGCKGNGNQFYSEKECKEYCGAPPLAEDEEFLHLSN; via the exons ATGTTTTGGggtctcctttccctcctcctcttcaccGTGGCCAGCGGGACACCCATTGGGGACCAGGATGAGGATATCCAAGTGCAGGAGAATTTTGAGGCTGAGCGG ATGTACGGGAAATGGTACGACATCGCCATTGGCACGACCTGCAAATGGATGAAGAACTACAAGGAGAAGTTCAGCATGGGCACGCTGGTGCTGGGCCCCGGCCCCAGTGCTGACCAGATCAGCactgccagcaccaggctgcG GCAAGGTGACTGCACACACATCTCAGGAGAGTACCAGAAGACCAGCACCCCTGGCAAATACACCTACTATAACCCCA AATGGGATGTGTCTATCCAGTCCTACGTGCTCCGCACCAACTACGAAGAATATGCTGTCAttctgatgaaaaagaaaagtagttttGGCCCAAGCACCACCCTGAAGCTGTACG GGAGGAGCCCAGAGCTGCGGGAGGACCTCATTGAGGCTTTCCAGCAGCTGGCTCTGGAGATGGGCATCCCCGCAGACTCCATCTTCATCCTGGCTAACAGAG GTGAATGCGTCCCCCAGGAGACTGCAACTGCCCCCCAG AGGTCGCGGAGAGCAGTCCTACCCCCTGAGGAGGGCTCAGCTGCAGGACCCCTGCCCCCTTATATCGGCAATAAGGAAG ACTCATGCCGGCTGAGCCAGGACCCTGGGCCCTGCAGCGGGATGCTCTCCCGCTTCTTCTACAACTCCTCCTCCATGGCCTGTGAAACCTTCCTCTACGGTGGCTGTCTGGGCAATGGCAACAACTTCTACTCAGAGAAGGAGTGCCTGCAGGCGTGCCGGACAGAGG ctgcctgcaggctacCCATCGTCCACGGTCCCTGCCAGAAGCCAGTGATGCGCTGGGCCTTTGATGCGGCTCAGGGCAAGTGCATCACGTTCAGCTACGGAGGCTGCAAGGGCAACGGGAACCAGTTCTACTCAGAGAAGGAGTGCAAGGAGTACTGCGGGGCTCCTCCGCTGGCAG AGGATGAGGAGTTTCTGCATCTGTCAAACTGA